In a genomic window of Saccharothrix sp. HUAS TT1:
- the gltX gene encoding glutamate--tRNA ligase: protein MSASAAPARVRVRLCPSPTGAPHLGLVRTALFNWAYARHAGGAVVLRIEDADAARDSEESYLSLLEALRWLGLDWDEGPEVGGPHAPYRQSGRRALYADIAERLLAAGELYESFSTADEVEARRRAAGQDPKLGYDGHDRDLTAGRRAALRAEGREPVLRLKMPDEDITWVDLVRGEVTFKAGSTPDPVLVRADGEPLYPFVNPVDDALMGITHVLRDEDLLPSTPRRIALHRALAGIGVTSTLPEFGHLPPVLGEGNRKLSKRDPRSDLFHYRDRGFLPEGLLNYLALLGWSTADDRDVVTLAELVEAFEPSRLGANPARFDLKKAEAVNAAHLRALPVADFVDRVLPHLVRDGVLPPEPAPEQLAVLTAVAPLVRERLVVLSEASGMVRFLFVAEQDFAPEEEAAAKALGEDARPVLRAGVDALESLPEWTAAAIEEALKVSLVDGLGLKARNAYAPVRVAVTGRTVSPPLYESLELVGRSRSIGRLRRALGAI from the coding sequence ATGAGCGCATCAGCAGCACCCGCCCGGGTCCGCGTCCGGCTCTGCCCCTCTCCCACCGGCGCGCCGCACCTCGGCCTGGTCCGGACCGCGCTGTTCAACTGGGCCTACGCCCGCCACGCCGGTGGCGCGGTGGTGCTCCGGATCGAGGACGCCGACGCGGCCCGCGACTCCGAGGAGTCCTACCTCTCGCTGCTGGAAGCCCTGCGGTGGCTCGGCCTGGACTGGGACGAGGGCCCCGAGGTCGGCGGACCGCACGCGCCGTACCGGCAGAGCGGGCGGCGCGCCCTCTACGCCGACATCGCCGAACGCCTGCTCGCGGCGGGCGAGCTGTACGAGTCGTTCTCCACCGCTGACGAGGTCGAGGCGCGCCGCCGGGCCGCCGGGCAGGACCCGAAGCTCGGCTACGACGGCCACGACCGCGACCTCACCGCCGGGCGGCGGGCGGCGTTGCGCGCCGAGGGCCGCGAACCGGTGCTGCGCCTGAAGATGCCCGACGAGGACATCACGTGGGTCGACCTGGTGCGCGGCGAGGTGACGTTCAAGGCGGGCAGCACGCCCGACCCGGTCCTCGTGCGCGCCGACGGCGAACCGCTGTACCCGTTCGTCAACCCGGTGGACGACGCGCTCATGGGCATCACGCACGTGCTGCGCGACGAGGACCTGCTCCCGTCGACGCCCCGGCGGATCGCGCTGCACCGGGCGTTGGCCGGGATCGGCGTCACCTCGACCCTCCCGGAGTTCGGCCACCTCCCGCCCGTGCTGGGGGAGGGGAACCGGAAGCTCTCCAAGCGCGACCCGCGGTCGGACCTGTTCCACTACCGCGACCGCGGTTTCCTGCCCGAGGGCCTGCTGAACTACCTGGCGCTGCTGGGCTGGTCCACCGCCGACGACCGCGACGTGGTCACGCTCGCCGAGCTGGTCGAGGCGTTCGAGCCGTCCCGGCTCGGCGCCAACCCGGCCCGCTTCGACCTGAAGAAGGCCGAGGCGGTCAACGCCGCGCACCTGCGCGCGCTGCCCGTCGCGGACTTCGTCGACCGCGTGCTGCCGCACCTGGTGCGCGACGGCGTGCTGCCGCCCGAACCGGCGCCGGAGCAGCTGGCCGTGCTGACGGCCGTCGCGCCGCTGGTGCGGGAGCGGTTGGTCGTGTTGTCCGAAGCGTCCGGGATGGTGCGTTTCCTGTTCGTCGCGGAGCAGGACTTCGCGCCGGAGGAGGAAGCCGCCGCCAAGGCGTTGGGCGAGGACGCCCGACCGGTGCTGCGAGCCGGCGTCGACGCGTTGGAATCGCTTCCGGAGTGGACGGCGGCGGCCATCGAAGAGGCGCTGAAGGTGTCCCTTGTGGACGGCTTGGGCCTGAAGGCGCGCAACGCCTACGCCCCGGTGCGGGTTGCCGTGACGGGCCGTACCGTCTCGCCTCCGCTGTACGAATCGCTCGAACTGGTCGGTCGAAGTCGCTCGATCGGGCGATTGCGCCGCGCGCTCGGGGCAATCTGA
- a CDS encoding HAD family hydrolase: MTTAAPTFTPRRTGEIRAVCLDVDDTLVDYSTSSRAALAAMVGNADAWPLWQRITDEHCERLLAGELEYETMRNLRTRAFFAALGEELDQEEATRRELRRQEVLASGWRLFPDVVPCLEWLRATGLPMAAVSNASGRHQRVKIATLGLTQYFDTVLIAGEVGSAKPDRVIFDTACADLGVDLGDTVHVGDRLHADAIGARDAGMKGVWLNRQGPRDGSLPAGISAISSLAELPELLVCELSAASA, encoded by the coding sequence GTGACAACCGCAGCCCCGACCTTCACCCCTCGGAGAACCGGCGAGATCCGGGCGGTGTGCCTCGACGTGGACGACACCCTCGTCGACTACAGCACCTCGTCCCGGGCCGCCCTGGCCGCGATGGTCGGCAACGCCGACGCCTGGCCGCTGTGGCAGCGCATCACCGACGAGCACTGCGAGCGCCTGCTCGCCGGCGAGCTCGAGTACGAGACGATGCGCAACCTCCGCACCCGCGCCTTCTTCGCGGCGCTCGGCGAGGAGTTGGACCAGGAGGAGGCGACCCGCCGGGAACTGCGCCGGCAGGAGGTCCTCGCGTCCGGCTGGCGGCTGTTCCCGGACGTCGTGCCGTGCCTGGAGTGGCTGCGGGCCACCGGTCTGCCCATGGCTGCCGTGAGCAACGCCTCAGGCCGTCACCAACGGGTGAAGATCGCGACCCTCGGGCTGACCCAGTACTTCGACACCGTGCTCATCGCCGGCGAGGTCGGCTCCGCGAAACCCGACCGGGTGATCTTCGACACCGCCTGCGCGGACCTGGGCGTGGACCTCGGTGACACGGTGCACGTCGGCGACCGCCTGCACGCCGACGCGATCGGCGCGCGCGACGCGGGCATGAAGGGCGTGTGGCTGAACCGCCAGGGCCCGCGCGACGGCTCCCTGCCCGCGGGCATCTCCGCCATCAGCAGCCTCGCTGAGCTGCCGGAACTCCTCGTCTGCGAGCTGTCGGCCGCCTCCGCGTGA
- a CDS encoding FAD-dependent oxidoreductase, translating into MDRTGVVVVGGGPAGMVAGLLLARAGVEVTVLEKHADFLRDFRGDTVHASTLTLLDELGLGPAFADVPHQLVDKLQVLLDAGPQTMADLSRLPGRHKHIAMVPQWDFLDLLADAGKREPAFTLRMSTEFTGLLKQGGKVTGVRYRTPGGDTGELAADLVIAADGRRSLVREEVGLPVRAFGAPMDVWWFRLPRAEGELTGATGRFGSSDGLVLINRGDYFQCAYLIRKGTDRLLRSEGVAAFRGRMANLVPWLADRLEAIGSLDDVKLLDVKLDRLRTWHADGVLCIGDAAHAMSPIGGVGINLAVQDAVAAARIVAAPLRRGALTPAVLAKVRRRRWLPTAVTQAVQRRIQDSFLKPTLAGTSGAARGRVPKPIRLMQRFPRLQVVPAYLVAIGLRPEHAPEFARRAPGRIERT; encoded by the coding sequence ATGGACAGGACCGGGGTGGTGGTCGTCGGAGGCGGCCCGGCCGGCATGGTGGCCGGGTTGCTGCTGGCCAGGGCCGGTGTCGAGGTGACCGTGCTGGAGAAGCACGCCGACTTCCTGCGCGACTTCCGCGGTGACACGGTGCACGCGTCGACGTTGACCCTGCTGGACGAGCTCGGCCTCGGGCCGGCGTTCGCGGACGTGCCGCACCAGCTCGTGGACAAGCTGCAGGTGCTGCTGGACGCGGGCCCGCAGACGATGGCCGACCTGAGCAGGCTGCCCGGCCGGCACAAGCACATCGCGATGGTGCCGCAGTGGGACTTCCTCGACCTGCTGGCCGACGCCGGCAAGCGCGAGCCCGCTTTCACGCTGCGGATGAGCACCGAGTTCACCGGTCTGCTCAAGCAGGGCGGCAAGGTGACCGGTGTCCGCTACCGCACTCCGGGCGGCGACACCGGTGAACTGGCGGCGGACCTGGTCATCGCGGCCGACGGGCGGCGCTCGCTGGTGCGCGAGGAGGTCGGCCTGCCGGTGCGGGCGTTCGGCGCGCCGATGGACGTGTGGTGGTTCCGGCTGCCGCGCGCGGAGGGCGAGCTGACCGGCGCCACCGGCCGGTTCGGCAGCAGCGACGGGCTGGTGCTGATCAACCGCGGCGACTACTTCCAGTGCGCCTACCTGATCCGCAAGGGCACCGACCGGTTGCTGCGCTCGGAGGGCGTGGCGGCCTTCCGCGGGCGGATGGCGAACCTGGTGCCGTGGCTGGCGGACCGGCTGGAGGCGATCGGGTCGCTGGACGACGTGAAGCTGCTGGACGTCAAGCTCGACCGGTTGCGGACCTGGCACGCCGACGGCGTGCTGTGCATCGGGGACGCGGCGCACGCGATGTCGCCCATCGGCGGCGTCGGCATCAACCTGGCCGTGCAGGACGCGGTGGCCGCCGCGCGGATCGTGGCCGCGCCGCTGCGCCGGGGCGCGCTGACCCCGGCGGTGCTGGCGAAGGTGCGGCGCAGGCGGTGGCTGCCGACCGCGGTGACCCAGGCCGTCCAGCGGCGGATCCAGGACTCGTTCCTGAAGCCGACGCTGGCCGGCACGTCGGGCGCGGCGCGGGGCCGCGTGCCGAAGCCGATCCGGCTGATGCAGCGGTTCCCGCGGCTGCAGGTGGTGCCCGCCTACCTGGTGGCGATCGGGTTGCGGCCCGAGCACGCGCCGGAGTTCGCCCGGCGCGCGCCCGGCAGGATCGAGCGGACCTAG